The Seriola aureovittata isolate HTS-2021-v1 ecotype China chromosome 2, ASM2101889v1, whole genome shotgun sequence genome has a segment encoding these proteins:
- the mfsd4aa gene encoding major facilitator superfamily domain-containing protein 4A isoform X2 → MKLLEERIWSLFKRHWQQTLTHWSVFFSFGLCIAFLGPTILDLRCQTQSTLQQITWVFFSQQFFLLVGSSMGGLCKKTPVFSLSALLSSTLIISLVFAIIPLCHHVAGLSVAMALAGTAMGVIDTIANLQLVKLYQRDSAIFLQALHFFIGLGALVSPLVADPFLAEDSCVLGANWTTNASSSSDLQHLRSSLAGHGTALHNISQYPLHTEGVIITRVSYAFWIMALINLPVPAAVLALMYHERLLPCFMNSPRLLDRDSLSSTSPTGDSGHGHGNVFGCCNLEKLRGRPASFFILHALGLVCWFCLHLCCLPSSADGSQDCWLSGQYILGIHHSRKTGFHLPVLPIHSTQVAHLQSGGSHAGTVHVVDLLHKLCVSVHRYLHVGTVHQQCVSLCAGLYRGHTRLQRLCHNCPGDQCQHRRDDATAACWIGDPQSGQLRFPVVLYNSLLHRLLPFPAAPLCPADPHKMPHRFIYKHRHDREAKDRRLMI, encoded by the exons ATGAAGCTGCTGGAAGAGCGGATCTGGTCGCTGTTCAAGCGCCACTGGCAGCAAACCCTCACCCACTGGAGTGTGTTCTTCAGCTTCGGCCTGTGCATCGCCTTCCTAGGACCCACCATCCTGGACCTCAGGTGTCAGACCCAGTCCACCCTGCAGCAGATCACCTGGGTCTTCTTCTCCCAGCAGTTCTTCCTGCTGGTGGGCAGCAGCATGGGAGGACTCTGTAAGAAAAC ACCCGTGTTCTCCCTGTCAGCTCTCTTGTCCTCCACTCTCATCATCTCGCTCGTGTTTGCCATCATACCGCTTTGTCACCATGTGGCAGGGCTGTCCGTCGCCATGGCGCTTGCTGGCACAGCCATGGGGGTGATCGACACCATCGCCAACCTGCAACTGGTGAAACTGTACCAGAGGGACTCGGCCATCTTCCTGCAG GCCTTGCATTTCTTCATAGGCCTGGGAGCACTGGTCAGTCCTCTGGTGGCCGATCCTTTCCTGGCAGAGGACAGCTGTGTTCTGGGTGCCAACTGGACCACCAACGCATCCTCTTCCTCAGACCTGCAGCACCTCCGCAGCAGCCTCGCCGGGCACGGAACAGCACTGCACAACATCTCCCAGTATCCTCTGCACACTGAGGGTGTCATCATCACCAGAGTGTCCTATGCTTTCTGGATCATGGCACTTATCAAT CTCCCTGTGCCAGCAGCAGTGCTCGCATTGATGTACCATGAGAGGTTGCTGCCTTGCTTCATGAACAGTCCACGTCTCCTGGACAGGGACTCTCTGTCCAGCACGAGCCCCACTGGGGACAGTGGCCATG GACATGGGAATGTGTTTGGTTGCTGTAACCTTGAGAAACTCCGTGGTCGCCCTGCTTCTTTCTTCATCCTCCATGCTCTAG GGCTCGTATGCTGGTTTTGTCTACACCTATGctgtctcccctcctctgcTGATGGGTCACAAGACTGCTGGCTGTCTGGACAGTATATTCTGGGCATCCATCACAGCAGGAAGACTGGCTTTCATCTACCTGTCCTACCGATACACAGCACCCAGGTTGCTCACCTTCAGTCTG GTGGGAGTCATGCTGGTACAGTGCATGTTGTTGATCTTCTACACaagctgtgtgtttctgttcatcGGTACTTGCATGTTGGGACTGTGCATCAGCAGTGTGTTTCCCTCTGTGCTGGCCTTTACAGAGGACATACTAGACtacaaag GTTGTGCCACAACTGTCCTGGTGACCAGTGCCAGCACAGGAGAGATGATGCTACAGCTGCTTGTTGGATCG gtgatcCACAGTCGGGGCAGTTACgctttcctgttgtgttgtacAATAGCCTCCTTCATCGGCTTCTGCcttttcctgctgctcctctatGTCCAGCGGATCCACACAAAATGCCACACAG attcatctataaacacagacatgacagagaAGCCAAGGACAGGAGGCTCATGATCTGA
- the mfsd4aa gene encoding major facilitator superfamily domain-containing protein 4A isoform X1: MKLLEERIWSLFKRHWQQTLTHWSVFFSFGLCIAFLGPTILDLRCQTQSTLQQITWVFFSQQFFLLVGSSMGGLCKKTPVFSLSALLSSTLIISLVFAIIPLCHHVAGLSVAMALAGTAMGVIDTIANLQLVKLYQRDSAIFLQALHFFIGLGALVSPLVADPFLAEDSCVLGANWTTNASSSSDLQHLRSSLAGHGTALHNISQYPLHTEGVIITRVSYAFWIMALINLPVPAAVLALMYHERLLPCFMNSPRLLDRDSLSSTSPTGDSGHGHGNVFGCCNLEKLRGRPASFFILHALGGAILFITDGIIGSYAGFVYTYAVSPPLLMGHKTAGCLDSIFWASITAGRLAFIYLSYRYTAPRLLTFSLVGVMLVQCMLLIFYTSCVFLFIGTCMLGLCISSVFPSVLAFTEDILDYKGCATTVLVTSASTGEMMLQLLVGSVIHSRGSYAFLLCCTIASFIGFCLFLLLLYVQRIHTKCHTDSSINTDMTEKPRTGGS, encoded by the exons ATGAAGCTGCTGGAAGAGCGGATCTGGTCGCTGTTCAAGCGCCACTGGCAGCAAACCCTCACCCACTGGAGTGTGTTCTTCAGCTTCGGCCTGTGCATCGCCTTCCTAGGACCCACCATCCTGGACCTCAGGTGTCAGACCCAGTCCACCCTGCAGCAGATCACCTGGGTCTTCTTCTCCCAGCAGTTCTTCCTGCTGGTGGGCAGCAGCATGGGAGGACTCTGTAAGAAAAC ACCCGTGTTCTCCCTGTCAGCTCTCTTGTCCTCCACTCTCATCATCTCGCTCGTGTTTGCCATCATACCGCTTTGTCACCATGTGGCAGGGCTGTCCGTCGCCATGGCGCTTGCTGGCACAGCCATGGGGGTGATCGACACCATCGCCAACCTGCAACTGGTGAAACTGTACCAGAGGGACTCGGCCATCTTCCTGCAG GCCTTGCATTTCTTCATAGGCCTGGGAGCACTGGTCAGTCCTCTGGTGGCCGATCCTTTCCTGGCAGAGGACAGCTGTGTTCTGGGTGCCAACTGGACCACCAACGCATCCTCTTCCTCAGACCTGCAGCACCTCCGCAGCAGCCTCGCCGGGCACGGAACAGCACTGCACAACATCTCCCAGTATCCTCTGCACACTGAGGGTGTCATCATCACCAGAGTGTCCTATGCTTTCTGGATCATGGCACTTATCAAT CTCCCTGTGCCAGCAGCAGTGCTCGCATTGATGTACCATGAGAGGTTGCTGCCTTGCTTCATGAACAGTCCACGTCTCCTGGACAGGGACTCTCTGTCCAGCACGAGCCCCACTGGGGACAGTGGCCATG GACATGGGAATGTGTTTGGTTGCTGTAACCTTGAGAAACTCCGTGGTCGCCCTGCTTCTTTCTTCATCCTCCATGCTCTAGGTGGAgccatcctcttcatcactgatgGGATTATA GGCTCGTATGCTGGTTTTGTCTACACCTATGctgtctcccctcctctgcTGATGGGTCACAAGACTGCTGGCTGTCTGGACAGTATATTCTGGGCATCCATCACAGCAGGAAGACTGGCTTTCATCTACCTGTCCTACCGATACACAGCACCCAGGTTGCTCACCTTCAGTCTG GTGGGAGTCATGCTGGTACAGTGCATGTTGTTGATCTTCTACACaagctgtgtgtttctgttcatcGGTACTTGCATGTTGGGACTGTGCATCAGCAGTGTGTTTCCCTCTGTGCTGGCCTTTACAGAGGACATACTAGACtacaaag GTTGTGCCACAACTGTCCTGGTGACCAGTGCCAGCACAGGAGAGATGATGCTACAGCTGCTTGTTGGATCG gtgatcCACAGTCGGGGCAGTTACgctttcctgttgtgttgtacAATAGCCTCCTTCATCGGCTTCTGCcttttcctgctgctcctctatGTCCAGCGGATCCACACAAAATGCCACACAG attcatctataaacacagacatgacagagaAGCCAAGGACAGGAGGCTCATGA